From Gemmatimonadales bacterium, one genomic window encodes:
- a CDS encoding pitrilysin family protein gives VQVFLIEDHSLPQLSVRLVGRQGVANLPDSLWAVGWQADALLRTGGTITLSPDSVDRLIDFYALSVFFSTGNETSTATVSGLSRYRDIMLDLLFDMMRNPRDDSARIHENVGQSQESWRRRNDQPGSILGRAWSQTMMGDHPFARSLVTPEEAEAFTPERFRRVQGMLYCPDRFIIGVVGDFQERAMLQKLEGLFRGWGRCPPGTRDVPPVRYAEGPRIVHVEKDINQTNIRMGHAGGLRVGNTPEYFAAQVADFLLGGGSGFSSRLIQRVRSDSGFAYSVFSNWGADTRREGLFFAGGETRAEKTVAALSLMQNTIASMVAQPVTPEDVRLAQDNEVNSFVFQFETPAQIVGQQIAYVVDGLPANWFDLYLRGIQAVTADQVVQAAQRYLHPDRMVMVVVGKAGSFDRPLSTLGPVTSMSVEEIRR, from the coding sequence GTCCAGGTGTTTCTGATCGAAGACCACAGCCTCCCGCAGCTCTCGGTGAGGCTGGTCGGCCGACAGGGGGTCGCGAACCTCCCCGACTCACTCTGGGCCGTCGGCTGGCAGGCCGACGCGCTGTTGCGCACCGGAGGCACCATCACGCTCTCGCCGGATTCGGTGGACCGGCTGATCGACTTCTACGCGCTGAGCGTTTTCTTCAGCACCGGCAACGAGACGTCCACGGCGACCGTCAGCGGGCTCTCGCGCTATCGCGACATCATGCTCGACCTGCTGTTCGACATGATGCGCAACCCGCGCGACGACAGCGCCCGCATCCACGAGAACGTCGGGCAGAGCCAGGAGAGCTGGCGGCGGCGCAACGATCAGCCGGGGTCGATCCTCGGCCGTGCCTGGTCGCAGACCATGATGGGCGACCATCCGTTCGCGCGCTCGCTCGTGACGCCGGAGGAGGCAGAGGCATTCACGCCCGAGCGGTTCCGGCGGGTGCAGGGCATGCTCTACTGCCCCGACCGGTTCATCATCGGCGTCGTGGGCGACTTCCAAGAGCGGGCCATGCTCCAGAAGCTCGAGGGTCTGTTCCGCGGCTGGGGCCGCTGCCCGCCGGGCACCCGTGATGTGCCGCCCGTCCGCTACGCCGAGGGGCCGCGGATCGTCCACGTCGAGAAGGACATCAACCAGACGAATATCCGCATGGGCCACGCGGGCGGCCTGCGCGTCGGCAACACGCCCGAGTACTTCGCCGCACAGGTGGCGGACTTCCTCCTCGGCGGTGGGAGTGGCTTCAGCTCGCGGCTCATCCAGCGCGTGCGCAGCGACTCGGGCTTCGCCTACAGCGTCTTCTCCAATTGGGGCGCCGACACCCGGCGTGAGGGCCTGTTCTTCGCCGGTGGCGAGACCCGGGCCGAAAAGACCGTGGCGGCCCTCTCGCTGATGCAGAACACCATCGCCTCCATGGTGGCGCAGCCCGTCACGCCGGAGGACGTGCGGCTCGCGCAGGACAACGAGGTCAACTCCTTCGTCTTCCAGTTCGAGACGCCGGCGCAGATCGTCGGCCAGCAGATCGCGTACGTGGTGGACGGCCTCCCGGCCAATTGGTTCGACCTGTACTTGCGCGGGATCCAGGCCGTGACGGCCGACCAAGTCGTGCAGGCCGCCCAGCGCTACCTGCACCCGGACCGGATGGTGATGGTCGTCGTCGGGAAGGCCGGCAGCTTCGATCGGCCACTTTCGACGCTGGGGCCGGTGACGTCAATGTCCGTCGAGGAGATCAGGCGGTAG
- a CDS encoding metallophosphoesterase family protein has protein sequence MRLGIIADTHGLLRAEVHDVFSGVDRIIHAGDVGDAAILDELGLLAPVTAVYGNVDDGALRRRLPQVAHVEADGLRIVVTHGDQFSVPKPGMLKVAFPDADVIVFGHTHRPLIHDLPDFSVVLNPGSAGPKRFGLLPSVAIMETEAGIPPRARIVPLTG, from the coding sequence GTGAGGCTGGGCATCATCGCGGACACCCATGGGCTGCTCCGCGCCGAAGTGCACGACGTCTTCAGCGGGGTGGACCGGATCATCCACGCGGGGGATGTTGGCGACGCCGCGATCCTCGACGAGCTCGGGCTCCTCGCGCCCGTCACGGCGGTCTACGGGAACGTGGACGACGGGGCGCTGCGCCGGCGCCTTCCCCAGGTGGCCCACGTGGAGGCCGACGGGCTGCGGATCGTGGTGACGCACGGGGACCAGTTCAGCGTGCCGAAGCCCGGGATGCTGAAGGTTGCGTTCCCAGACGCCGACGTGATCGTCTTCGGCCACACCCACCGCCCGCTCATCCATGACCTCCCGGACTTCAGCGTAGTGCTGAATCCCGGATCTGCGGGACCCAAGCGGTTCGGCCTGCTCCCGTCCGTGGCCATCATGGAGACGGAAGCAGGCATCCCGCCGAGGGCCAGGATCGTTCCGTTGACCGGGTGA
- a CDS encoding flavin prenyltransferase UbiX → MKRLPVVLAITGASGAPYAVRLLQIMAAEHVPTWLVVSGHGWRLLDEECGIASLAGLKRATGGDWKTVQLFEDGDRGAGPASGSARTMGMVVCPCSMGTLSAIAHGTSRSLIERAADVTLKERRQLILVPREAPLSLVHLRNMVAATEAGATIIPAAPGFYHRPKAIAQLVDFVVQRILDHLDLDVSLVKRWSGGKRRVRR, encoded by the coding sequence GTGAAGCGGCTGCCCGTAGTACTGGCGATCACTGGTGCGTCTGGTGCTCCCTACGCCGTGCGGCTGCTTCAGATCATGGCCGCGGAGCACGTGCCGACCTGGCTCGTCGTCTCCGGGCACGGCTGGAGGCTACTCGACGAAGAGTGTGGCATCGCTTCCTTAGCCGGACTGAAACGGGCTACTGGCGGGGACTGGAAGACGGTGCAGCTCTTCGAGGACGGGGACCGTGGAGCCGGGCCGGCCTCTGGCTCGGCCCGGACCATGGGCATGGTGGTTTGTCCCTGCTCGATGGGGACGCTCTCCGCCATCGCCCATGGAACGAGCCGGAGCCTGATCGAGCGGGCGGCGGACGTCACGCTGAAGGAGCGCCGGCAACTGATCCTCGTTCCGAGGGAGGCGCCGCTATCGCTGGTCCATCTGCGGAACATGGTTGCGGCGACGGAGGCCGGCGCGACCATCATTCCAGCAGCGCCGGGCTTCTATCACCGGCCCAAGGCCATCGCCCAGCTCGTGGACTTCGTGGTTCAGCGGATCCTCGACCATCTCGATCTGGATGTTTCCCTCGTCAAGCGCTGGAGCGGCGGGAAGCGGCGCGTTCGGCGGTGA
- a CDS encoding 4-hydroxybenzoate octaprenyltransferase — protein sequence MTTGVDGQVLAGGSRLAAYANFVKVAHTVFALPFAVVGIATASRVHPVGWRTAALAGLAFAAARFAGMGFNRIADRHYDALNPRTAGRELPSGRMSLGEAWALVVIAGGVFVGVSALLNPLCFALSPLALAWILGYSYAKRFTSLSHLWLGLSLAIAPVGGYLAVAGSWSTPWWTLLVVASGVAAWVAGFDILYALQDEGFDREHRLRSMAVALGAQGAIAVSRMLHGGAVVALLIFGAFAGLGAVYTGAVAVAAGLLAWEHRLVRPGDYSRLDAAFFTMNGIISGVIMAGAVADVAWGAGGR from the coding sequence TTGACGACCGGGGTGGATGGGCAGGTCCTGGCGGGCGGTTCGCGCCTCGCGGCGTACGCGAACTTCGTCAAGGTCGCACATACGGTATTCGCCCTGCCGTTCGCCGTCGTCGGTATCGCCACCGCGTCGCGCGTCCATCCGGTGGGCTGGCGCACGGCCGCGCTCGCGGGCCTCGCGTTCGCGGCGGCGCGGTTCGCCGGGATGGGCTTCAACCGGATCGCGGACCGGCATTACGACGCGCTCAACCCTCGGACCGCCGGCCGTGAGCTGCCCTCGGGCCGGATGAGCCTCGGTGAGGCGTGGGCGCTGGTCGTGATCGCCGGTGGCGTTTTCGTCGGGGTGTCGGCGCTTCTCAACCCGCTGTGCTTCGCCCTCTCGCCGCTGGCGCTGGCCTGGATCCTCGGGTACTCCTACGCCAAGCGGTTCACTTCGCTGTCCCACCTGTGGCTAGGTCTCAGCCTGGCCATCGCCCCGGTGGGCGGCTACCTGGCGGTCGCCGGGTCCTGGAGCACGCCATGGTGGACTCTGCTCGTGGTGGCATCTGGAGTGGCGGCCTGGGTGGCGGGTTTCGACATCCTGTACGCGCTCCAGGACGAAGGCTTCGACCGGGAGCACAGGCTTAGGTCGATGGCGGTAGCGTTGGGGGCCCAGGGCGCGATCGCAGTGTCCAGGATGCTCCATGGAGGTGCGGTAGTGGCACTGCTCATCTTTGGCGCGTTCGCTGGTCTGGGGGCTGTTTACACGGGTGCGGTGGCTGTGGCAGCCGGACTCCTAGCTTGGGAGCACCGGCTCGTCAGGCCGGGCGACTACTCCAGGCTCGACGCCGCTTTCTTCACCATGAACGGGATCATTTCCGGGGTGATAATGGCCGGGGCCGTCGCCGATGTGGCATGGGGAGCGGGGGGGCGCTGA
- a CDS encoding menaquinone biosynthesis decarboxylase codes for MTLDSLRDFVRALEDTGQLVRVREPVSVDREITEIADRCMKSSGGGPALLFEHPVLPDGAKSRFPVLINAFGSTRRMETALGASSLDDIGSRIQELLATAVPDGMAGKLSMLPKLMELATYPPTRVREPAPCQSVVQLEHEVDLRLLPHLICWPEDGGPYITFPMVITKDPVTGTRNVGLYRIQVQGPRELAMHWQRHKVGAAHWREMAARGERMPVAIVLGADPASMYAASAPLPPTVDEFLFAGFLRRSPVRLVKCLTSDLEVPAEAEIVLEGYIDPAEELVMEGPFGDHTGFYSLADLYPLVHVTAVTMRRDAIYPATIVGRPPMEDYYLGHATERIFLPLLRLTMPEVVDYHMPAYGIFHNLVFVGIRKQYPGHAWKVMNGLWGQGLMSLAKMIVVLDDWVNVRSPDEAWWVALNHIDPERDVRFTMGPVDVLDHASRGFTYGSKMGIDATRKWPEEGFTREWPGLIKMDEVTQQRVDARWAKLGIRLP; via the coding sequence ATGACGCTGGACAGTCTTCGTGACTTCGTGCGCGCGCTCGAAGATACGGGCCAATTGGTCCGGGTCAGAGAGCCGGTGTCCGTGGACCGCGAGATCACCGAGATCGCCGACCGGTGCATGAAGAGCTCTGGCGGCGGGCCGGCGCTCCTGTTCGAGCACCCGGTGCTCCCGGACGGAGCCAAGAGCCGGTTCCCGGTGCTGATCAACGCCTTCGGATCAACTAGGCGCATGGAGACGGCGTTGGGAGCATCGTCTCTGGATGACATTGGGTCGAGGATCCAGGAGCTGCTGGCGACTGCGGTACCCGACGGCATGGCCGGAAAGCTTTCCATGCTCCCGAAGCTGATGGAACTTGCCACGTACCCACCGACCCGGGTCAGGGAGCCGGCGCCTTGCCAGTCCGTCGTGCAGCTGGAGCATGAAGTAGACCTGAGACTGCTCCCGCACCTCATCTGCTGGCCGGAGGACGGCGGTCCCTACATCACCTTCCCGATGGTGATCACGAAGGACCCGGTCACCGGGACCAGGAACGTCGGTCTGTACCGGATCCAGGTGCAAGGGCCTCGCGAACTGGCGATGCATTGGCAGCGGCACAAGGTCGGCGCGGCCCACTGGCGCGAGATGGCTGCCCGGGGGGAGAGGATGCCGGTGGCGATCGTCCTGGGCGCCGACCCAGCCTCCATGTATGCCGCGTCCGCGCCGCTTCCGCCCACCGTGGACGAGTTCCTCTTCGCGGGCTTCCTCCGCCGGTCCCCCGTCCGGCTGGTGAAATGCCTCACGTCTGACCTCGAAGTGCCCGCCGAAGCCGAGATCGTGCTGGAAGGTTACATAGACCCGGCTGAGGAGCTGGTAATGGAGGGGCCGTTCGGCGACCACACCGGCTTCTACTCCCTGGCGGATCTTTATCCGCTGGTCCACGTCACGGCGGTCACGATGCGGCGGGACGCGATCTACCCGGCCACCATCGTGGGCCGGCCGCCGATGGAGGACTACTACCTCGGCCACGCGACCGAGCGGATCTTCCTGCCGCTGCTCAGGCTCACCATGCCCGAGGTGGTCGATTACCACATGCCGGCTTACGGCATCTTCCACAACCTGGTGTTCGTGGGCATCCGGAAGCAGTACCCGGGGCACGCCTGGAAGGTGATGAACGGGCTCTGGGGACAGGGGCTGATGTCGCTCGCCAAGATGATCGTCGTGCTGGACGACTGGGTGAACGTGCGCAGCCCGGACGAGGCGTGGTGGGTCGCGCTCAACCACATCGACCCCGAACGCGACGTCCGGTTCACGATGGGCCCGGTCGATGTGCTCGATCACGCCAGCCGAGGGTTCACCTACGGATCGAAGATGGGGATCGACGCGACGCGGAAGTGGCCCGAGGAGGGATTCACCCGCGAGTGGCCGGGACTCATCAAGATGGACGAAGTGACGCAACAGAGAGTGGACGCCAGGTGGGCGAAGCTCGGGATCAGGCTTCCTTGA
- a CDS encoding ubiquinone/menaquinone biosynthesis methyltransferase: MTPVETARPPLPRDKRRYVREVFSEIAPRYDFLNHLLSLNVDRSWRRKAVDRLAWDRRPAGVFLDACAGTLDLSAALARSPGFRGRVVAADFALPMLRLGRAKTPRGVVSVALADTLELPFDGATFDGAMVAFGIRNLADLDAGLAELGRVLRPGGRLVILDFTTPSFAPIRALFLFYFRRILPLVGRLVSGHPSAYSYLPASVLDFPAPGVLEDRLALAGFRDHGHTLLTAGIAAIHWGVR, translated from the coding sequence ATGACGCCGGTGGAAACGGCCCGGCCGCCGCTGCCACGCGATAAGCGACGATACGTGCGCGAAGTCTTCTCGGAGATCGCGCCCCGCTACGACTTCCTGAATCACCTGCTGTCGCTCAACGTCGACCGGTCGTGGCGGCGCAAGGCCGTGGATCGCCTCGCCTGGGACCGTCGGCCGGCGGGCGTGTTCCTGGATGCCTGCGCCGGCACGCTGGATCTCTCGGCTGCCCTGGCTCGGAGCCCCGGTTTCCGAGGCCGGGTCGTGGCAGCCGACTTCGCCCTGCCGATGCTTCGCCTCGGGCGCGCCAAGACCCCTAGGGGGGTCGTGAGCGTTGCCTTGGCGGATACCCTCGAGCTGCCCTTCGATGGCGCAACATTCGACGGCGCCATGGTCGCCTTCGGCATCCGTAACCTGGCCGATCTGGATGCGGGCCTCGCGGAGTTGGGCCGCGTCCTGCGCCCCGGGGGGCGCTTGGTGATCCTCGATTTCACGACGCCCTCGTTCGCGCCGATACGGGCCCTTTTCCTGTTCTACTTCCGCCGAATCCTCCCGCTGGTTGGACGGCTCGTTTCCGGGCACCCGAGCGCCTACAGCTACCTCCCGGCTTCGGTCTTGGACTTCCCCGCACCGGGCGTGCTCGAAGACCGGCTGGCGCTGGCAGGCTTCCGGGACCACGGCCACACCCTGCTGACGGCAGGGATCGCCGCCATCCATTGGGGAGTGAGATGA
- a CDS encoding sigma-70 family RNA polymerase sigma factor, protein MPTAKDLQSITDQEVVALARAGKEAAYRELLRRYQRPVFSLIYRMVRDRELAEDLAQDSFVKVLNALDSYQPEYKFSSWIFKIANNAAIDHLRRREIVTLSLDGAPGARTADEVEATALQAVDRSESALDELEAKELGTSIEQAIARLRPEYRACILLRHVEGRAYEEIAATLDLPLGTVKTHIHRARHELREYLGPLRD, encoded by the coding sequence ATGCCAACGGCGAAAGACCTCCAGTCGATCACCGACCAGGAGGTCGTAGCACTGGCCCGAGCCGGCAAGGAGGCCGCGTACCGCGAGTTGCTTCGCCGGTATCAGCGTCCCGTGTTCTCGCTGATCTATCGCATGGTGCGCGACCGGGAGCTGGCGGAGGACCTGGCCCAGGACTCGTTCGTCAAGGTCTTGAACGCGCTCGATTCCTACCAGCCCGAGTACAAGTTCTCGTCCTGGATCTTCAAGATCGCGAATAACGCCGCCATCGACCACCTTCGCCGCCGCGAAATCGTGACGCTGTCTCTGGACGGTGCGCCTGGCGCCCGCACCGCCGACGAGGTCGAGGCAACCGCACTTCAGGCCGTGGATCGGTCCGAGTCCGCGCTCGACGAGCTGGAAGCGAAGGAGCTAGGGACATCGATCGAGCAGGCGATCGCCAGGCTCAGGCCGGAGTATCGGGCCTGCATCCTGCTCCGGCACGTGGAAGGCCGTGCGTACGAGGAGATCGCCGCGACGCTGGACCTGCCTCTCGGCACGGTCAAGACCCACATCCACCGGGCCCGGCACGAGCTCAGGGAATACCTGGGGCCGCTCCGGGACTGA
- a CDS encoding toast rack family protein yields the protein MSCARILTIIGAVVATSAAPAAAQTWRTLTMSRPMHGESTLTVDVQYGAGRFHLAPGSSRALYRVEMSYDEERFTPVREYDADAAVVRLGMRSRGGSGVRVSVGDRRRNRQPATFDLTLTPDVPLNLNLELGAVESDVELGGLAIRRVTYRTGASRSSVRFSRPNAVACDDLQLEAGAAEIRVSSIANANCAHLSFRGGVGEVNLDFSGNWRRSLDADVDVAIGSLTLGLPRDVGVAIRVNRFLASFESAGFTKRGPTYYSSNYSTARYRLALRVNATIGGIDVNWID from the coding sequence GTGAGTTGTGCCAGGATCCTGACGATCATCGGCGCCGTTGTCGCCACGAGCGCGGCCCCGGCCGCCGCACAGACGTGGCGCACGCTCACGATGTCGAGACCGATGCACGGCGAGAGCACGCTTACGGTGGACGTGCAGTACGGCGCGGGCCGGTTCCACCTGGCGCCCGGGAGCAGCCGCGCGCTGTACCGGGTGGAGATGAGCTACGACGAGGAGCGCTTCACCCCCGTCCGCGAGTACGACGCCGACGCGGCGGTGGTGCGGCTGGGCATGCGCAGCCGCGGCGGCTCCGGCGTGCGGGTGTCGGTGGGGGACCGGCGGCGCAACCGGCAACCTGCGACCTTCGACCTAACGCTCACACCCGACGTCCCGCTCAACCTCAACCTCGAGCTCGGGGCGGTCGAGTCCGACGTGGAGCTGGGCGGGCTCGCGATCCGGCGCGTGACGTACCGGACCGGCGCCTCCCGGTCCAGCGTGCGCTTCAGCCGGCCGAACGCGGTGGCCTGCGACGATCTTCAGCTCGAGGCCGGCGCGGCGGAGATCCGCGTCAGCTCGATCGCCAACGCCAACTGCGCCCACCTGAGCTTTCGCGGCGGGGTCGGCGAGGTGAACCTGGACTTTTCGGGGAACTGGCGGCGGTCGCTCGACGCGGACGTGGACGTGGCCATCGGCTCGCTGACGCTCGGGTTGCCGCGCGACGTCGGCGTGGCGATCCGCGTGAACCGGTTCCTGGCGTCGTTCGAGAGCGCCGGCTTCACCAAGCGCGGGCCGACGTACTACTCGAGCAACTACAGCACCGCGCGATACCGCCTGGCGCTTCGGGTCAACGCGACGATCGGCGGCATCGATGTCAATTGGATAGACTGA
- a CDS encoding SAM-dependent chlorinase/fluorinase, giving the protein MSTVVTLLTDFGTADGYVAEMKGVLLRAAPGIVLVDLTHDISPGDIESGAYVLGRAWNAFPEGAVHVAVVDPGVGTTRRGLAAEVGGHRFVAPDNGLLSWVFETGPTMIVSLPVPPKASRTFHGRDLFAPAAARLALGAGLADLGGKVEDAVRLPRPTPVREGRDLVGVVVHVDRFGTLITNIPGARVAEDATVRIGPYDLALRSTFDDVPSGDPVAFVGSGGAVEIAVRDGRADSALGASRGAGVRATAKAVR; this is encoded by the coding sequence ATGAGCACCGTCGTCACCCTGCTCACCGACTTCGGCACCGCCGACGGTTACGTGGCGGAGATGAAAGGCGTGCTGCTCCGCGCCGCCCCCGGCATTGTGCTGGTGGATCTCACGCACGACATATCCCCCGGTGACATCGAGTCGGGTGCCTACGTCCTCGGCCGCGCCTGGAACGCGTTTCCAGAGGGAGCCGTGCATGTCGCCGTCGTCGATCCCGGAGTCGGCACGACCCGCCGCGGGCTGGCCGCCGAGGTGGGGGGCCATCGCTTCGTGGCTCCGGATAACGGCCTTCTGTCGTGGGTGTTCGAGACCGGGCCGACGATGATCGTGAGCCTCCCGGTGCCGCCCAAGGCGAGCCGCACCTTCCACGGACGCGACCTGTTCGCGCCTGCCGCGGCCCGGCTGGCGCTCGGCGCGGGCCTCGCGGACCTGGGCGGCAAGGTCGAGGACGCCGTGCGGCTCCCGCGCCCGACACCGGTCCGTGAAGGCCGCGACCTGGTCGGGGTGGTCGTCCACGTGGACCGCTTCGGTACGCTGATCACGAACATCCCCGGCGCCCGGGTGGCCGAGGACGCGACCGTGCGGATCGGCCCTTACGACCTCGCGCTGAGGTCCACGTTCGACGACGTGCCGAGCGGGGATCCGGTCGCATTCGTTGGCTCGGGTGGCGCGGTAGAGATCGCGGTGCGTGACGGTCGGGCGGATTCGGCGCTGGGGGCGAGCCGTGGGGCGGGAGTCCGGGCGACCGCGAAGGCGGTGCGTTGA
- a CDS encoding Mrp/NBP35 family ATP-binding protein has translation MNEHELKARIAAALTGVVNSRVGKDVISAGMVKEIAVEADGLVRIAFELGNDDPADLVRETRRGVQAVEGVRAVKVEVRGAAAPKPTTAKVVPAPTARELPHLGRVIAVSSGKGGVGKSTITTNLAAGLAARGHRVGLMDADVYGPNIPRMFGVTGEQPAVVDHRLQPIEAHGVKLISVGSLIERDAATIWRGPIITKVIQQFLGDVEWGQLDYFLVDMPPGTGDAQLSLVQSVHVAAGLIVTTPQEVAVGDALRGAKMFEKVGVPVLGIVENMSYFACPHCGERTDIFAHGGGRRLADELGVPLLAEVPLQARVQELCDSGVPVVLAEPESPAGRALALLAERVEREVAAKSVRLPIVTG, from the coding sequence ATGAATGAGCACGAATTGAAGGCCCGGATCGCCGCCGCGCTTACCGGCGTGGTGAACTCGCGCGTGGGCAAGGACGTCATCTCCGCCGGCATGGTGAAGGAGATCGCGGTCGAGGCCGACGGCCTCGTAAGGATCGCGTTCGAGCTGGGGAACGACGATCCGGCGGACCTGGTTCGCGAGACGCGCCGCGGCGTGCAGGCGGTGGAGGGCGTGCGGGCGGTGAAGGTGGAGGTGCGTGGGGCCGCGGCGCCCAAGCCGACGACCGCCAAGGTGGTGCCCGCGCCCACCGCCCGCGAGCTGCCGCACCTCGGCCGCGTCATCGCGGTCTCGAGCGGCAAGGGGGGCGTCGGCAAGTCCACCATCACCACCAACCTCGCGGCCGGGCTCGCCGCGCGCGGGCATCGCGTCGGACTCATGGACGCCGACGTCTACGGGCCCAACATCCCGCGCATGTTCGGCGTCACCGGCGAGCAGCCGGCGGTGGTGGACCACCGCCTCCAGCCGATCGAGGCGCACGGCGTCAAGCTCATCTCCGTCGGTAGCCTGATCGAGCGCGACGCCGCGACCATCTGGCGCGGCCCGATCATCACGAAGGTCATTCAGCAATTCCTGGGCGACGTCGAATGGGGCCAACTCGATTACTTCCTGGTGGACATGCCGCCCGGCACGGGCGACGCGCAGCTCAGCCTGGTGCAGTCGGTGCACGTGGCGGCGGGACTGATCGTGACGACGCCGCAGGAAGTGGCGGTGGGCGATGCGCTGCGCGGCGCGAAGATGTTCGAGAAGGTGGGCGTCCCGGTGCTGGGGATCGTGGAGAACATGTCGTACTTCGCGTGCCCGCACTGCGGCGAGCGCACCGACATCTTCGCGCATGGTGGAGGGCGGCGGCTGGCGGACGAGCTGGGGGTCCCGCTCCTCGCCGAGGTACCTCTTCAGGCGCGGGTACAGGAACTGTGCGATTCCGGCGTGCCGGTGGTGCTGGCGGAGCCGGAGTCGCCCGCGGGACGTGCGTTGGCGTTGCTGGCGGAGCGGGTCGAGCGGGAGGTAGCGGCCAAGTCGGTACGCCTGCCCATCGTCACTGGCTGA
- a CDS encoding bifunctional oligoribonuclease/PAP phosphatase NrnA produces the protein MTQPIHLEPVCPERAEGARAVAEAIAGARRIVLTTHVNADGDGVGSEVAMVHLLRALGKQVSIANPTPIPDRYRFLVEPIARHDRTADAKQALRDADLFLVLDIADLGRLGHLAETIRARDIVTACIDHHLSPGTLPAGPRLVDAEASATAELVCDLTAVNGWRMGAEAARALYVGMLTDTGGFRFSNTTPRLLRVAASLLETGVDPERVYESVYATAPAGRIRLTAEVLETLVVEPEIGLSWVTVPAGALERHDVTADDLDGLVEFARSVQGTRLALLFRQLANGKTKVSLRSVGDFDVSVFAKQFGGGGHAKASGASVAGPLDEAQRLVLGAARAALAPQGASR, from the coding sequence ATGACGCAGCCGATTCATCTTGAGCCCGTGTGCCCCGAGCGCGCCGAGGGCGCCCGCGCCGTCGCTGAGGCCATCGCGGGCGCGCGCCGCATCGTCCTCACGACCCACGTCAACGCCGACGGTGACGGAGTGGGCAGCGAGGTGGCGATGGTGCACCTGCTCCGAGCGCTCGGGAAGCAGGTGTCGATTGCCAACCCGACGCCCATCCCGGACCGTTACCGGTTCCTCGTGGAGCCTATCGCCCGCCACGACCGCACCGCGGACGCGAAGCAGGCCCTGCGCGACGCCGACCTCTTCCTGGTGCTGGACATCGCCGACCTCGGTCGGCTCGGCCACCTCGCGGAGACCATCCGCGCGCGCGACATCGTCACCGCCTGCATCGACCATCACCTTTCGCCCGGCACCCTTCCCGCGGGCCCGAGGCTGGTGGACGCCGAGGCATCCGCGACCGCCGAGCTGGTGTGCGACCTCACGGCGGTGAACGGCTGGAGGATGGGAGCCGAGGCGGCCCGCGCGCTCTACGTGGGCATGCTGACGGACACCGGCGGCTTTCGCTTCAGCAACACTACGCCGCGGTTGCTGCGCGTCGCGGCGTCGCTGCTCGAAACCGGTGTCGATCCGGAGCGCGTCTATGAGTCGGTCTACGCCACCGCGCCCGCTGGTCGCATCCGCCTCACTGCCGAGGTGCTCGAAACCCTCGTCGTGGAGCCGGAGATCGGGCTCTCCTGGGTCACGGTGCCGGCCGGCGCTCTGGAGCGGCACGACGTCACCGCGGACGACCTCGACGGGCTGGTGGAGTTCGCCCGGTCGGTCCAGGGCACCCGCCTCGCCCTGCTCTTCCGGCAGCTCGCCAACGGCAAGACGAAGGTGTCGCTGCGCTCCGTGGGCGACTTCGACGTGTCGGTCTTCGCGAAGCAGTTCGGCGGCGGCGGGCACGCCAAGGCGTCCGGCGCATCCGTCGCCGGTCCGCTCGACGAAGCTCAACGCCTGGTGCTCGGCGCCGCGCGCGCGGCGCTCGCCCCGCAAGGCGCATCCCGCTAG